A part of Bacteroidota bacterium genomic DNA contains:
- a CDS encoding gliding motility-associated C-terminal domain-containing protein gives MRKLQLLFLLFFVQVTFSQINLRKDKWNWQFGNSCALSFSTGVPIGYSSMINAFEGGASISSSTTGQLLFYTDGATVWTRNNTVMLNGTGLNGDNSSTQSAVIVPFPNDTNKYYIFTTDQGGYAGPNIGAYYSVVDMTLNGGLGAVTIKNTLLLSAPVTEKIVAVRSCNGTDSWVITHKFNSNAFYAFPITITGVGMPVISNIGSFHNNGSTFSYETVGCMAASNDGNKLAVSIYDFTNLLELFDFNRVTGVITNSISISTADLGMTKFQPYGLIFSPDNSKLYVTHTDENITLQKSSLIQLDVSLWNKAAILSSQYVVNVLNSSYFYFTLALGPDNKIYATRTGSSNKFLDVVNNPNAAGAACSFSFNAVNVNPGVLLTRGLPNFMSENINVSAVLSPTSVCAGFNATLTGIGASSYTWNGGAFTGNSLVISPTVSTTYTVTGTSGACVSTNTIAVNVFNTPSISLAYSPSVACASSPYTLTATGALNYTWMPGNISGNPIVVTPSTTTTYTVLATNEACSTSSTIPVLTNPVPTLSVAVSTASLCSNSVSSVTLTASGATSYTWNPGNLNGNNLVVNPTSTTIYSVTGTNAFGCTGTETVSVLIIPTPTLNVLASHAAICTGGSATLTANGAANYTWTPGPYSNSVIVVSPTTTTTYTLLGANGLCTSTETVSLNVNPVPSITASASTTNICSASNSSVILTGGGGNTYTWNPGGLTGSTVVVSPTSTTNYTVTGENVFGCKSTNNVSIFVSPTPTLNTSSSALMFCSATTVTLTGSGASTYTWNPGGLIGSTVAVTPTISTTYTLSGTLGVCSDTKTISLTVNPRPIVTAFSNTASVCEGNSATLTSSGNATIYTWMPGSLSGSSVIVTPTATIIYTVTGVNSFNCTNTNTVQLGVFPNPTVIPLSSSGNICSSSNTVILTASGANNYTWSPGSLIGSTVTANPVSSTVFTVTGMNINGCINTKTISVLVTQTPSLNLSATQNTMCAGTTVTLTSFGAPSYVWNPGITTGSVLVVSPSGSIVYTVTGLNGICSDTKTISLTVNPIPVISTTSSPSVLCVGQTASLAASGANTYTWTPGFLTGSVITVTPLVSTVYTVQGVSVEGCLGVTSVSITASPVPTVVAVTNQTVVCEGSSLPITLTANEANTYTWMPGSLSGSVISVPISSSQQFTVIGGVGDCYSSTTVSVTSVDCNKVFGITKAAGTPQYKNGIYDITFTLTAVNASSVNITNIALNENLSSAFPLPTTFSLVGTPTLTPISSGLAINPSFNGTSDIQITKASSSTLFAFARDTIVFKMQVTANGVFCPFKNTVIGNGTYYNILSLADSSNNGFIWDEDGDGSALDDNIVTEICLEEYTLEIPTGFSPNSDGVNDLFVIKGLYNTKVNLSVFNRWGNKVYQKDEYDNTWDGIPNVSSFKFGEGKLPQGTYFYVAEFPDGEHKPVTGYVVIQY, from the coding sequence ATGAGAAAATTACAGCTTTTATTTTTACTTTTTTTTGTTCAGGTCACTTTTTCCCAAATTAATTTAAGGAAAGATAAGTGGAATTGGCAATTTGGCAATTCATGTGCTTTAAGTTTTAGTACTGGTGTTCCGATTGGTTATTCGAGTATGATTAATGCTTTTGAGGGAGGCGCTTCAATTAGTAGTTCAACAACGGGTCAATTATTGTTTTATACAGACGGAGCAACTGTATGGACAAGGAACAATACTGTTATGTTAAACGGAACCGGATTGAATGGTGATAATTCTTCTACCCAATCGGCTGTCATTGTACCCTTTCCGAATGATACGAATAAGTATTATATTTTCACTACCGATCAGGGGGGATATGCAGGTCCTAATATTGGCGCTTATTATTCAGTAGTTGACATGACGCTAAATGGAGGTTTGGGAGCTGTAACAATAAAGAACACCTTGCTTTTGTCCGCTCCGGTTACAGAGAAAATTGTTGCTGTTAGGTCATGTAATGGAACTGATTCATGGGTAATAACGCATAAGTTTAATTCAAATGCTTTTTACGCTTTTCCAATCACAATCACTGGTGTTGGGATGCCGGTAATTAGTAATATAGGCTCATTTCACAATAACGGTTCAACATTCTCGTATGAAACTGTAGGATGTATGGCGGCTTCAAACGATGGTAACAAGTTGGCGGTTTCAATTTACGACTTTACAAATTTGCTGGAACTTTTCGATTTTAATCGTGTTACTGGTGTTATCACTAATTCAATTTCAATTAGCACAGCTGACTTAGGTATGACCAAATTTCAACCTTACGGCTTAATTTTTTCGCCCGACAACTCGAAGTTATATGTTACGCATACAGATGAAAATATTACGCTTCAAAAGTCAAGTTTAATTCAATTGGATGTTTCCTTATGGAATAAGGCGGCAATTTTATCTTCCCAATATGTAGTAAATGTTTTGAATAGCAGTTATTTTTATTTCACCCTGGCTCTTGGTCCTGACAATAAAATTTATGCTACAAGGACTGGAAGTTCAAATAAATTTCTTGACGTTGTAAATAATCCTAATGCCGCCGGAGCAGCATGCTCATTTTCATTTAATGCCGTTAATGTTAATCCGGGTGTGCTATTAACCAGGGGCTTGCCTAACTTTATGTCGGAAAATATAAACGTTAGTGCGGTACTTTCCCCAACATCTGTGTGTGCCGGCTTTAATGCAACACTTACCGGCATTGGTGCAAGCAGTTATACATGGAATGGGGGAGCGTTTACGGGAAATTCACTAGTTATTTCACCAACAGTAAGCACTACATATACAGTTACAGGTACAAGTGGAGCATGTGTATCAACTAATACAATTGCTGTTAACGTTTTTAATACACCAAGTATTAGTTTAGCGTATTCACCAAGCGTAGCATGTGCTAGTAGTCCGTATACATTAACAGCCACAGGAGCCTTAAATTACACATGGATGCCGGGTAATATTAGCGGTAATCCAATTGTCGTTACACCAAGTACCACTACTACTTATACCGTACTTGCAACTAATGAGGCATGTAGCACATCCTCTACAATACCGGTTTTAACGAACCCTGTACCAACACTCTCGGTCGCTGTTAGCACTGCCTCTTTGTGTAGCAATTCCGTTTCATCGGTTACCTTAACAGCATCCGGTGCTACTTCTTATACTTGGAATCCTGGAAATTTAAACGGAAATAATCTTGTAGTTAATCCAACATCCACAACCATTTATTCAGTTACAGGAACTAACGCTTTTGGATGCACAGGTACAGAAACCGTTAGTGTTTTAATTATACCAACTCCTACTTTAAATGTACTCGCAAGTCATGCAGCTATTTGTACCGGTGGCTCTGCGACCTTGACTGCAAACGGAGCAGCTAATTATACGTGGACTCCGGGCCCATATTCAAATAGTGTAATTGTTGTTTCTCCAACAACTACAACAACGTATACTTTGCTTGGAGCTAACGGACTTTGTACAAGTACTGAAACGGTATCATTAAATGTAAATCCTGTACCTTCTATAACAGCTAGTGCAAGTACTACTAACATTTGTAGCGCATCTAATTCATCGGTAATATTAACAGGAGGAGGTGGTAATACGTATACATGGAATCCGGGAGGTTTAACAGGTTCAACTGTTGTTGTGAGTCCTACTTCAACAACTAATTATACAGTTACCGGTGAAAATGTTTTTGGATGCAAGAGTACTAATAACGTATCAATTTTTGTATCGCCAACTCCTACATTAAATACATCTTCAAGTGCTTTGATGTTTTGTTCTGCAACAACTGTTACTTTAACAGGTAGCGGTGCTTCGACATATACTTGGAATCCAGGTGGACTCATTGGTTCAACGGTGGCCGTTACACCAACTATATCTACTACCTACACATTAAGTGGTACACTGGGTGTTTGTTCGGACACAAAAACAATTTCCTTAACTGTAAATCCTCGGCCAATTGTTACAGCCTTTTCTAATACTGCGTCTGTTTGTGAGGGTAATAGTGCAACATTAACATCTTCGGGAAATGCAACTATTTATACATGGATGCCTGGCTCTTTGAGCGGTTCAAGCGTTATTGTAACTCCTACAGCAACTATTATTTATACTGTAACCGGGGTTAATTCATTTAACTGTACAAATACAAACACAGTGCAGTTAGGTGTTTTTCCTAATCCAACTGTTATTCCTTTAAGCAGTTCTGGTAATATTTGCAGTTCAAGTAACACTGTAATATTAACAGCTAGTGGGGCAAATAATTATACATGGAGTCCGGGTTCATTAATAGGATCAACAGTTACTGCCAACCCGGTTTCATCAACAGTTTTTACAGTTACCGGAATGAATATTAATGGTTGTATTAATACAAAAACAATTAGTGTATTAGTTACACAAACTCCATCATTGAATTTATCTGCAACACAAAATACCATGTGTGCCGGTACAACAGTTACGCTTACTTCTTTTGGAGCTCCTTCCTATGTCTGGAATCCGGGAATAACAACAGGCAGTGTATTAGTTGTTTCGCCTTCCGGCTCAATTGTTTATACTGTTACCGGATTAAATGGTATTTGCTCAGATACAAAAACAATTTCATTAACGGTTAATCCAATTCCAGTAATCTCAACAACATCAAGCCCGTCTGTACTTTGCGTAGGACAAACAGCATCATTGGCAGCTAGCGGGGCAAATACTTATACTTGGACGCCAGGATTTTTAACAGGTTCTGTGATAACTGTGACGCCTTTGGTATCAACAGTGTATACAGTGCAAGGTGTTAGCGTTGAGGGTTGCTTAGGTGTCACTTCGGTTTCTATAACCGCATCACCTGTACCAACCGTTGTTGCAGTTACTAATCAAACCGTTGTTTGTGAAGGTTCATCGCTACCAATTACATTAACTGCTAATGAGGCTAATACCTATACTTGGATGCCGGGAAGCTTAAGTGGTAGTGTAATTAGTGTGCCTATTTCTTCTTCACAGCAATTTACGGTTATAGGTGGTGTTGGTGATTGTTATTCTTCCACTACAGTATCGGTTACATCAGTGGATTGTAACAAAGTTTTCGGTATAACTAAAGCTGCCGGCACGCCGCAATATAAGAACGGTATTTATGACATAACATTTACTTTAACTGCAGTTAATGCAAGTAGCGTAAATATCACAAATATAGCACTGAATGAAAACCTTAGTTCTGCTTTCCCATTACCAACTACCTTTTCCCTTGTGGGGACGCCAACATTGACTCCGATAAGTAGCGGGCTTGCTATAAATCCCTCTTTTAATGGAACAAGTGATATACAAATAACTAAAGCATCATCCAGTACTCTCTTTGCATTTGCAAGGGATACTATAGTGTTCAAGATGCAGGTAACAGCAAATGGTGTGTTTTGTCCATTTAAAAATACTGTAATTGGCAATGGTACTTATTACAATATATTATCTCTTGCAGATAGTTCTAATAACGGTTTTATCTGGGACGAAGACGGGGATGGAAGTGCACTCGATGATAATATTGTAACTGAGATATGTTTAGAAGAATATACATTGGAGATACCTACAGGTTTTTCTCCTAATTCGGATGGTGTTAATGATTTATTTGTGATTAAGGGATTATATAACACAAAAGTAAATTTATCAGTGTTTAATAGGTGGGGAAACAAAGTATATCAAAAAGATGAGTATGATAATACATGGGATGGAATACCGAATGTTTCATCTTTCAAGTTTGGTGAGGGGAAGTTACCTCAGGGAACATACTTTTATGTTGCAGAGTTTCCGGATGGAGAACATAAACCCGTTACAGGTTATGTAGTTATTCAATACTAA
- a CDS encoding DegT/DnrJ/EryC1/StrS family aminotransferase, with amino-acid sequence MQIPFLSFKKMHDQVKPDMMKAFEKVYDSHWYIMGNSLTTFEKNYAAYSKTKYAAGVANGLDAIIISLKALGVGPGDEVIVPSNTYIATWLAASYVGATPVPVEPNPKTYNINPDLIEKAITKKTKAIIPVHLYGQVCEMDKIMAIAKKHNLYVIEDNAQAQGTYCNEKISGSFGDINATSFYPGKNLGAIGDAGAITTDNEALYKKACVIRNYGSQKKYYNEIKGINSRLDELQAALLDVKLPVMDSWNKERNDIAEKFSTQLKGVGDLILPYLAEKCTSNFHLYVIRTKKRNELQEHLTKNGIGTLIHYPVPPHLQEAYKEMNFKKGDFPLAEEIAETCLSLPMYPGLKDEEINYIVQTIKSFY; translated from the coding sequence ATGCAAATACCTTTTTTATCTTTTAAAAAAATGCACGATCAGGTAAAACCTGACATGATGAAAGCATTTGAAAAAGTTTACGACAGCCATTGGTATATTATGGGCAATAGCCTAACTACCTTCGAAAAAAATTATGCTGCTTATTCTAAAACAAAATATGCTGCGGGTGTTGCCAATGGACTGGATGCAATTATCATTTCTTTAAAAGCTTTAGGCGTGGGGCCGGGCGACGAGGTAATCGTACCATCGAATACTTACATTGCCACTTGGCTGGCCGCGTCTTATGTTGGAGCAACACCTGTACCGGTTGAACCGAATCCTAAAACCTATAACATCAATCCTGATTTAATAGAAAAAGCCATTACTAAAAAAACAAAAGCCATTATTCCTGTTCATTTATATGGTCAGGTATGCGAAATGGATAAAATAATGGCAATTGCAAAAAAACATAATCTTTATGTAATTGAAGATAATGCGCAAGCTCAAGGTACTTATTGCAATGAAAAAATCTCAGGAAGCTTTGGTGATATTAATGCTACCAGTTTTTATCCGGGGAAAAATTTAGGCGCCATTGGTGATGCCGGTGCCATTACAACAGATAATGAAGCATTGTACAAAAAAGCATGCGTAATTCGCAACTACGGCTCACAAAAAAAATATTATAACGAAATTAAAGGTATCAATTCACGATTAGACGAATTACAAGCTGCTTTATTGGATGTTAAACTTCCGGTAATGGATAGTTGGAATAAAGAAAGAAATGACATCGCAGAAAAGTTTTCTACACAATTAAAGGGTGTTGGTGATTTAATTTTACCTTATTTAGCTGAAAAATGCACAAGCAATTTTCATCTCTATGTTATCCGCACAAAAAAACGTAACGAATTACAAGAGCATTTAACTAAAAACGGAATCGGCACATTAATCCACTACCCTGTTCCACCACACTTACAGGAAGCTTACAAAGAAATGAATTTTAAAAAGGGAGATTTCCCATTAGCTGAAGAAATCGCGGAAACCTGCTTAAGCCTGCCAATGTATCCGGGATTAAAAGATGAAGAAATTAATTACATTGTTCAAACTATTAAATCTTTCTATTAA